Genomic segment of Staphylococcus muscae:
ATAAAGATTTTGTTAAGGTGATTTTTAAAGTTCCACATGAAACACATCTTATTAATGTACAAAAGGAAGACTTCCCGCTCTATAACGGTAGCCTTCCTTCATACTCATTTATTCACTAAATGAACGTCTAAATATTAATGTTAGTACTAATATTACAACTGAACCAAATGCTGCCGTTAAGAATACAGGCATAAATGCAGCACTCGCAACAGCATCCAAACCTTCCATAAGCGCCTGACGTACAGGTGTATTTGGCATCATTTCAAGCTTCTGCCACAAAGCATAAGTACTGCCGTTCACCTGTTCAACTTGAGACATCAATTGTTGCGGAACATCTTGTTGTGTTAAATGTCGATCAGTTAATGCTGTCGTCACTTTTGAGACAGTTTTGCTGAATCCTAGTTGGATCAACGTCGCAAAAAGTGTTGGGGCAATGGTAATACCCATCTGGCGTGAAACAGATAACGTCGCAATGACTGTACTGTTTCGGTCATCACCATAACCTGCCGTTCGTGTTGCCAATACGGTCATCGGTGCACCGATTGTAAAACCAAAACCTAGACCGGCTATGATAGAAAAGATTAAGAATGTGATGACACCCGATGTTAATATCGCTAACCCACCATATCCCAAAATACTAATAAGACTCGCAACAACTAATGCAAAGACAGGCCCCTTCTTATCAACCATACGGCCACCCATCGATGCACCAACACCAGAAGCGAGTGCAAGTGGTGTAAGCCAAAAGCCACTATCTGCCGCACTCACATGCAAAACATTTTCGACAAAAGATGGAATGAAAATAATAGCACCAATCAGCATACCCGAACAAATCCCCATTACGAGAATCGCTGAAAATGTTGGTTTACGTAATAATTCATATGGTAAAAACGCATCGACATTTTTGCCTTCATTACGTTTTTCAATCCAAATCATCATGGCATAGCCTAAAATTGCTAGTACGAAGAAGGCAATAACAGACCATCGCATCGTACTGCTCATTGCACTACTTGCACGAATGTTATAAATTCCGAACATCACGAACAATGTCGAAAGTGAGAACATAATAATCGCATATGTATCCATCTTTTTCTGTACAGGACGTTGTGTTTCTGTCATTTTCAACATCACAAATATTGTAATAAACACTGCGATTGGTACATTAATTAAGAACAACCAATGCCATGTACCAGTCACTTTGATCAGTAAACTTCCTAAGTTAGGGCCAAGTACAGAGGCGATCCCATTCATTGCACCGAGCGCACCTAACATCGTCCCTTGCTTAGAACGATCGTACGTCGAGATGAAGTGGGCACTCGCGATGACAAAAAGTCCACCACCACCGAGTGATTGAATGAGACGTGCGATGATGAAAAATGTATAGTTGGGACTTAATGCTACAAGCAATGAGCCGACGCCGAATAAGACTACTTCAACAATATAAACTTTCTTGCGACCATACATATCAGCCAACTTACCAGCTATTGGCGTTGCAACCGCCATACCTAACGTATAAATAGCAATTCCCCATGCGCCCATCTGTGGCTGTATTTCAAACGATTGATTAATCGTCGTCAATGCTGCGCTAATAATTCCGTTATCCAATGCTGCCATAAATACACCGATAAGTAAAAGTAGCGCAACCAAATTAAACTTGGTTTCTTTAACTGATGATTTCACTCGATTATCCTCCCACATTATTTGTCTTAATACTACTACTTTGTGGTGGCAATGTGAACACACATAGAAATAAAATGACTACATCATCCCCACATACGTAACGATCATGTAGTCATCATTATTAATAGAAATGCTATTGCTCTTTATGGGCTGCATGCACAATATAATTCAAACCATCTTTGTGACGTTTGAATGTTTTAAACATGCGTATAAACATCGGTCGATTTTCTTTCTTCATTGCATTTTTAACAATTTTCAACGTCCCTTTGACTCCTTCATCATAAATCATCCCTTTTGGTGTCATGAGAGTCATAGGTCCATGTTGTGTTTCGATGTTATCAAAACCTGCTTGACAATACAGTTCATGCCATTTTTCTTTCAATTGTGGTGACACATTCACATTGATAGCTTGAGACAAGTCATTGATGATTTCTGTTTCTTTAGAAGGTACTTGAATAACGATATCATGTGTCAGTAACACACCACCTGGCTTCAGTACACGATAGTATTCGTTTAACGCTTGTTGTTTCGCCTTAACAGGTAACATCGTCAGCATCGCTTCATTCAGTACGATATCAAAACTGTTATCATCGAATGGTAAGTTCATCGCATTTGCCTGTTGTAAATGAATCTTATCCGACAACCCTGCTGCCGCTACATTCTTTTCACCTTGTGCCAATGCTGTTTTATTCAAGTCGATCCCTTCGATTTGACAGCCGTAAGTTTTCGCCAAATGAATCGATGTGGTACACATGTTGCATGCGACTTCTAACACCTGTTTATCCGAAGAAAAATGTCCTTTATCGATTAACCAATCCGTCGCACGCTTTCCACCCGGACGTAATCGTGTTTTTCCTAGTTTTGCTAAAAATGTATGGCCTGCTTCTTTTCTCATCGTATCACCTCTTAATTGATAATGATTATCATTATTATATCATGAGACATAACTATTTTTTCTCTTTATTTTATGGCGAATTTATGAACGCAAGAATTCGTGATTTTTTAACACATGTCACTTATGATAGAACTATCACAGATAAAGGAGAAAAATGATGAAACCTGTTTACTTTAACCACGACGGCGGTGTCGATGACTTAGTCTCACTCTTCCTACTCTTACATATGGATAATATCAAGTTGATTGGTGTGAGTGCGATCGGTGCTGATTGTTATGTCGAACCTGCTGAAAGTGCTTCACGCAAAATTATCAATCGCTTTAGCCATTATCCGATTGATGTGGCAACTTCTTATGAGCGCGGGAAAAACCCTTTTCCAAAAGATTGGCGCATGCATGCCTTCTTTATGGATGCTTTACCCATCTTAAACGAGCAACGTCCGTCACAATCACACACACTCAAAACACATGCTTACGAAGATATCATTGAAAAAGTCCAAGCTTCTCAACAACCTGTGACACTCCTGTTCACTGGCCCGCTAACTGACCTTGCGAAAGCATTAGATGTGGCACCAAATATTACAGACAATATCGAACGACTCGTATGGATGGGTGGGACATTTTTAGATAGAGGAAATGTTGAAGAGCCTGAGCATGATGGAACGGCTGAATGGAATGCTTTCTGGGATCCTGAAGCTGTTGCACATGTTTTTGAAACGGATATCCCGATTGACATGGTCGCTTTGGAAAGCACCAACCAAGTCCCACTCACACCTGCCATTCGTCAGTACTGGGCAGATCAACATGAACATACGGGTGTTGACTTTCTAGGCGTCAGTTACGCGGCTGTTCCACCATTAACGCACTTTCAAACAAATTCAACATATTTCTTGTGGGACGTACTCACAACAGCATATACAGGTAAACCTGACCTCGTCCGTCAAAAAACAGTCCATGCATCCGTTATCACACACGGAC
This window contains:
- a CDS encoding MFS transporter; this translates as MKSSVKETKFNLVALLLLIGVFMAALDNGIISAALTTINQSFEIQPQMGAWGIAIYTLGMAVATPIAGKLADMYGRKKVYIVEVVLFGVGSLLVALSPNYTFFIIARLIQSLGGGGLFVIASAHFISTYDRSKQGTMLGALGAMNGIASVLGPNLGSLLIKVTGTWHWLFLINVPIAVFITIFVMLKMTETQRPVQKKMDTYAIIMFSLSTLFVMFGIYNIRASSAMSSTMRWSVIAFFVLAILGYAMMIWIEKRNEGKNVDAFLPYELLRKPTFSAILVMGICSGMLIGAIIFIPSFVENVLHVSAADSGFWLTPLALASGVGASMGGRMVDKKGPVFALVVASLISILGYGGLAILTSGVITFLIFSIIAGLGFGFTIGAPMTVLATRTAGYGDDRNSTVIATLSVSRQMGITIAPTLFATLIQLGFSKTVSKVTTALTDRHLTQQDVPQQLMSQVEQVNGSTYALWQKLEMMPNTPVRQALMEGLDAVASAAFMPVFLTAAFGSVVILVLTLIFRRSFSE
- a CDS encoding class I SAM-dependent methyltransferase codes for the protein MRKEAGHTFLAKLGKTRLRPGGKRATDWLIDKGHFSSDKQVLEVACNMCTTSIHLAKTYGCQIEGIDLNKTALAQGEKNVAAAGLSDKIHLQQANAMNLPFDDNSFDIVLNEAMLTMLPVKAKQQALNEYYRVLKPGGVLLTHDIVIQVPSKETEIINDLSQAINVNVSPQLKEKWHELYCQAGFDNIETQHGPMTLMTPKGMIYDEGVKGTLKIVKNAMKKENRPMFIRMFKTFKRHKDGLNYIVHAAHKEQ
- a CDS encoding nucleoside hydrolase encodes the protein MKPVYFNHDGGVDDLVSLFLLLHMDNIKLIGVSAIGADCYVEPAESASRKIINRFSHYPIDVATSYERGKNPFPKDWRMHAFFMDALPILNEQRPSQSHTLKTHAYEDIIEKVQASQQPVTLLFTGPLTDLAKALDVAPNITDNIERLVWMGGTFLDRGNVEEPEHDGTAEWNAFWDPEAVAHVFETDIPIDMVALESTNQVPLTPAIRQYWADQHEHTGVDFLGVSYAAVPPLTHFQTNSTYFLWDVLTTAYTGKPDLVRQKTVHASVITHGPSQGRTYLDEEHGRPLNLVYHVDHDAFFAYITDLAKKVRD